The Aspergillus nidulans FGSC A4 chromosome VIII genome contains the following window.
CTGGCCCTATATAACCGTCTTCCCCGCTTCCAGTCATCAACTCCACTGAATTGAACCCCAACGCACTTCAAACATGGACATCAagttcgtcctcgtcacaGGCGCAACTGGCTTTATTGGCGCGCACATCGTTGACGCCCTCCTAGGTCACGGCCTACGGGTGCGCGGCGCAACGCGCTCCCTGgccaaaggcgaagaaatgTTGAAAGCACGCCTGCACTACAAAGAACAGCTCGAGTTCGTCAAGATCAACGATTTTGAGAATCCCGGTGGACTAGCTGAAGCTGTCAAGGGCGTTGATGGTATCATTCATACGGCGAGTGTGAGTTAGCCCTTTCCTATTTTGCCTCTTTACTGATGCAATGGATGTTCGGTGTCGATAGCCCTTCACATACGATACAAAAGACAACGAAAAGGAACTCGTCATCCCCGCCATAAACGGCGTGAAAGCTGTCTTTGAAGCGGCGGCCGCTGCCGACGCATCTACAACTAAAATCAAGCGCATAGTCCTAACATCCTCCTTTGCGTCGGTCATAGACGTAAACCGCAGAGCAGGACCAGGATCAGGGCCAGATGGATACTTCACCTACACAGCTGCCGATTGGAACCCACTAAGCTACGCCGAGGCAATTGATACATCCACCAATGCGGTAGTGGCATACCGCGGATCCAAGAAATTCGCCGAGCTCGCGGCGTGGGAGTTTATCCGCGACAGAAAGCCGTCGTTTGATCTCGTTACTCTCTGTCCGCCCATGACCTTTGGCCCGGTTGTGCATCCTGTTCCATCAGTGGAGAGTCTCAATGAGTCGAATGCAATGCTGTGGAAAGTCGCTGTCGGCGAACCGCTTCCTGTCGCGCGTGTGCCTTTCTGGATTGATGTGCGTGATCTAGCGGATGCACATATAGGCGCATTGTTGAAGCCTGGAGTTGGAGGGAGGAGATATACGGTTGCGGCGCCAGAGAGATTCTCGTATGGGCTTGCGGCGGGGATTatcaaggaggagtttgcAGACTTGAGAGAGCGGGTTACGGGGACAAGGCAGGACGTGGATGAGAGTCATGGGTTGGATGGGGAGACGGCCGGAAGGGAATTGGGTATCAGCTATAGGCGGTTCAGAGAGACGGTGCGGGATTTGGTGAGGCAGGGGGTGGAGAGGGGTTGGTGAGTGCCTGTATACCGTACAGATATACCGGTATATGGTTCGGCGTGGTAGAGGTGGGACTAGGTACTAGGTACCTTACTTTCTGCCGTCCACTTCTACAGCAATCGGCATAAGTCCCATATAAATATATGCAATACCTTATTTCTTGAATCAATCAGCTTATAGAGCCGAGAAAGAAGTTGAACTGTCTAATCAAGATCCGGAATCGGCAACCCGTTCACAATCTTCACCTTCCTGCCCAGCCTATCCAACGCCTCCTTCGAATTCCTCTCGCGCAGCTCACTCGTCTCCTTCTCAGAGACCAGCACGAAATCATACGTCAGCAACTTATgtccctcctcaaccccatatttctccgcaatctccttgCCGGCCGTCCCGATATCGATAACAAGACTATCCTTCACACCAAAAACAGCGTCACTCGTCTCAAACGGGTCATTCCGCAAATACAGCGCCGTAATCAGATGGTCGTACCCCTGCTTCTCGAACATGAAATGCATATGGCTGGGTCGGTAGGGGTGGCGGTGTaatttcttcagcagcttaCCGACGGGCCCGTCGTGGGGGATCGGGTACGGAACCGGTGTAATAGCATTGAACCAGAAGACTCCGTCCTTGTTGGAGTGCATGATGCATCGCCCGTCGGGGCCGGAGCGGTCTGCGTGCTGGACGTCATAGTGGCCCGTTGAGTCGGTTTCCCAAATGTCGACCTTGACGCCCTCGATGGGCTTGCCATCTGTATCTTTGATGGTGCAGACCACCAGTAGTGGTTCACCAGCGGGGTCCTTGGACATCAAGCCGCCCTGAGACAGTTCCTCGGCTTCGTGGGTGTGGAAGGGACCCAGGACCGTGCCTTCTGTGCTGCCGGGGGGTTTGGGGTGGTCGATTgagtcgacgaggatggagaggCCGAGGACGTCGGAGAGGAGGATAAATTCCTATTTACCCAACTAACGTCAGTCTCCGTTCTTTTCAGAGAGAATGAGGGAAGGAGAAATAGAGTGCATACCTGTCGCACGTCCGTACAGATCTGACCGACCTCGGTCAGGAACTTCAGTCCAGTCATCCACTCAGCCGAGGAGAGTCTGGTCTCGCGCGCAAAGTCATGAAGGTGTGTGACTAGTCTTTCGAGCACGTATTTCATTCGCTCGTCTTCGCAGAGCGAGTTGATGCGGATGACATTCTCGGTGATGTTCTCGACCGTAAGGTTCTTCATAGGCGGGATTTTGACTTGTGAGGGATCCATTGTGCCGGTTACTTGCTGGCTGAATCTAAGAAAAGGTGGGATTTGGGTCAATTGCTCTCCGATAACGTGGGGAGAGGCGATATATAAGGGTTGAAGTCAAGAGGGGTATTCGAGCAAAACTACGCAACCCCCCGCATGGGGATGTATAATGATCAATAAGCAAATCTTATTCTCTGTGCGGTCTGATTGGCTAATTTTGACTGTGTCGGAAATCCCCCGCGGTAGATCATTTCGTTTTTTACCATTGACGGATATACGGATTTGAGGTCAAAGTAGGAGAAGCCGATAGAGATCCTTGAATTGCGGAGAATTGGAGTAGTTCAGGACCTCCATTTGGAGTCGTTTGACGGGATTGTTATACAGGAGGAACAGGTCTTCTACACTTTTAAGTGATCTTCCACCTGCGAGGAACGGTTCCGCTCCCACACCCCACATTCCGAGGTAGAAGATTTATCCGGCTGCATCTATGGCGTTGTTATTGCTGCCCCTGCAGGTTTTCGGCCACGAGGCAATATATCAACTGAGTTAGTCCGAGATAAACACCTCATTTAAACCAATGGATCATCACGCTTGCTTCCCTGGCTGGTCCACCTCGGACGCGTGGATGGTCTGATGCGCGATTGAGCAGGGGTGTGGGTGCTCCAACCAGCAATATAGATTGGCAGCTACAGAGACATCTGCATTTGTCTACTATTATTGCATTCTTAAAATGATGGTTATGCTCGCAAGCTCCCAGTGGCTCCCACATGATTCTCCATGCCTCAAGCGCTCGACACGAGGCGGCAAGAAGTCATGCTGTGAAAATTGCACGTATGCTTAACTGTTCGAGACTGCCTTGACTCGCGATGTAAGATGGCTCGTCAATCTTGTAATTTGAAGTATCAGGCTAACGCAGGGCATGGGCTGCTTGGATGCTGGGACGATGAGCTTTTCTCTCGTTTTGTAAGGGTTCTAGCTCGCTGCGACAGTACATCGGTGTTCGTCGCGGCTATGGATGTTGTAGGGTTACAAACCCTACATTGATAGGACCATCTGGCC
Protein-coding sequences here:
- a CDS encoding uncharacterized protein (transcript_id=CADANIAT00001900), coding for MDIKFVLVTGATGFIGAHIVDALLGHGLRVRGATRSLAKGEEMLKARLHYKEQLEFVKINDFENPGGLAEAVKGVDGIIHTASPFTYDTKDNEKELVIPAINGVKAVFEAAAAADASTTKIKRIVLTSSFASVIDVNRRAGPGSGPDGYFTYTAADWNPLSYAEAIDTSTNAVVAYRGSKKFAELAAWEFIRDRKPSFDLVTLCPPMTFGPVVHPVPSVESLNESNAMLWKVAVGEPLPVARVPFWIDVRDLADAHIGALLKPGVGGRRYTVAAPERFSYGLAAGIIKEEFADLRERVTGTRQDVDESHGLDGETAGRELGISYRRFRETVRDLVRQGVERGW
- a CDS encoding intradiol ring-cleavage dioxygenase (transcript_id=CADANIAT00001901), translating into MDPSQVKIPPMKNLTVENITENVIRINSLCEDERMKYVLERLVTHLHDFARETRLSSAEWMTGLKFLTEVGQICTDVRQEFILLSDVLGLSILVDSIDHPKPPGSTEGTVLGPFHTHEAEELSQGGLMSKDPAGEPLLVVCTIKDTDGKPIEGVKVDIWETDSTGHYDVQHADRSGPDGRCIMHSNKDGVFWFNAITPVPYPIPHDGPVGKLLKKLHRHPYRPSHMHFMFEKQGYDHLITALYLRNDPFETSDAVFGVKDSLVIDIGTAGKEIAEKYGVEEGHKLLTYDFVLVSEKETSELRERNSKEALDRLGRKVKIVNGLPIPDLD